In Arthrobacter ramosus, one DNA window encodes the following:
- a CDS encoding Lrp/AsnC family transcriptional regulator, which yields MQALDGTDTRLLSAMAKDPRGTVVALAQKLGLSRNTVQARMAQLEKKHAFLSFERRINPAALGYPLMAFISVHVQQQKLGQLALDLAEIPEILEGYGLTGSADLLLRVVALDAEDLFRINGKILACDGVERTDTAMSMGELIPFRVQPLLNRNTKTALRTG from the coding sequence ATGCAAGCTTTAGATGGCACCGACACACGCCTGCTTTCGGCCATGGCGAAGGACCCCCGCGGCACGGTTGTGGCCCTGGCGCAGAAGCTGGGACTATCGCGGAATACGGTTCAGGCGCGGATGGCCCAACTGGAAAAGAAACATGCGTTTCTCTCCTTCGAACGGCGCATCAACCCTGCCGCCCTCGGCTACCCCCTCATGGCGTTCATCTCGGTGCATGTGCAGCAGCAAAAGCTTGGACAGCTTGCCTTGGACCTCGCCGAAATCCCGGAAATCCTGGAGGGGTACGGCCTGACCGGTTCGGCTGACCTGCTGCTGCGCGTAGTGGCGCTCGACGCCGAGGATTTGTTCCGGATCAACGGCAAGATCCTTGCGTGTGACGGAGTGGAACGAACGGACACTGCCATGTCGATGGGCGAATTGATTCCCTTCCGCGTGCAGCCGTTGTTGAACCGCAATACCAAGACGGCGCTCCGAACCGGCTGA
- a CDS encoding DUF4383 domain-containing protein: MRTSPNRLIATIFGAVYLLVGVVGFFVTSGIGFFATEGANLIIFAVNPLHNIIHLAIGAALLYSGMNSTVLSKTVNTTVGAVYLLVGILGLFLVGSALNIIALNGADNVLHLASAVVLLGVGLSQDKVPATTARAHV; this comes from the coding sequence ATGCGCACTTCGCCCAACCGCCTGATCGCCACCATCTTTGGAGCCGTCTACCTGCTCGTGGGTGTCGTTGGATTCTTCGTCACCTCGGGAATTGGATTCTTCGCCACCGAGGGTGCCAATCTGATCATCTTTGCGGTAAACCCCTTGCACAACATCATCCACCTCGCCATCGGCGCTGCCCTGCTCTACTCGGGCATGAACAGCACTGTGCTGTCCAAGACCGTCAACACCACAGTCGGCGCCGTCTACTTGCTTGTCGGCATCCTCGGGCTGTTCCTCGTGGGCTCCGCACTGAACATCATTGCCCTTAACGGCGCAGACAACGTCCTGCACCTGGCCAGCGCAGTGGTGCTTCTCGGCGTCGGTCTCTCGCAGGACAAGGTTCCGGCCACCACCGCCAGGGCCCACGTCTAG